In Actinoplanes lobatus, the DNA window GACACTGCCCCGCACGACACGGTGCGTATCGTCTGCCTCCGCTTCCGCGCCGCCGCCGGTCAGCAACTGTGCCGCGCTGACCGGCACGTTCTTGCCGGTGGCCCAGGAGGCGAAGAGTTCCGCCGCCCGCGACCGCAGGTCGGGCTCGGCCGAGTTGAACATGCTTCGGTAGACCAGCTCGGCCGGCACCTCCCGGCTCGGCTGCCAGCTGCCGCTCACCGCGACCCGGCCATCGCGGCGGCCTGCAGGCGCTCGGCCACCGCGACCAGCTCGGCTCGCAACCGCAGCAGTTCGCCGACTGTCAGTCCCAGCTCGTACCGGTGATGGTGGCCAGCCCGGGACAGCGCCCACCACAGATAACCGGCCCGCCGAGCGATCTCCTCACCCGCGTACGCCGACAGCATCAGCAACTTGGGCCGCTGCGCGCGGACCACGCCGATCTCCGGCCGCACTCGTGCCCAGAACCGGTCGAGCGCCGCCTCCAGCTCCAGCCGCAGCAGCCAGGCACAGGCCCGCGGCCACGTTCCCCGGGCGCCCGGCACGGTGGTGGTCAACAGCCGGTCCGCAGTCGCCAGGTACGTGCTCATCGGAGCCTCTCCACCAGGTCGGAGGTGTTCTTCACCAGCGTCGTCATGCTGGCGCGCCGGGTGCCGTGCGCGCCCTCGGCCACCGCGCGCAACGTATCGGCGGCCCAACTACCGTATGTCTGGTCGAGGTATGGATAGAGTTCATCGCCTCGTTTGAGATCGCCGAGCAGCGTCAGGGTGAGCCGCTGATGCGCGGTGTTCGCTGCCGCCAGCTTCCGCTCCACCTGCCGGTGTGTAGCGCCCTCCCGGTAACGACGTGCCCGGTAGGCGTCCATGGACGCCGCCTCCAGCGCCGACCGGCAGAAGCCGGCCACCACCGGATACCGCGCGTCTTCCGGCAGGGACTGTGCTGCGGCCAGGGCGAACGCGTCGGCCAGGTACCGGTCGGCCGGGTCGTCGGCCATCCGCAAGTCGACCACCGATCGGGCCCGTCGGCTCACCTCCCAGACCGTCGCTTCCAGCCCGAGTCGCCGGATCGCCTCCGGCAGCCGATCGTCGTGGGTGAACACCACGACCTGCCGGTTCTTCGCGATCTCGCCGAGTACCTCGGCCAGACCGTCCACCTTCGCCGGGTCCATACTCTGGACCGGGTCGTCGACGATCACGAACCGGTACGGGCTGGCCTCGGCCGCCGCCCGCGGCAGGAACACCGACAGGCCGAGGGCATGCAGCTCGCCTTGGCTCATCACGGCCAGCGCGTTCGCCTCGGAGCCGTCGACGGTCACTGGGAACCGCACCCGCCGTTGGGTGTTGGCCCCCTCCATCCGCATCTCGCGTAGTTCGACGTTGCTTTCCTGGCGCAGCCGCCGCCAGATGTGCTCCGACTGCCCGACGAACGCCGCCAGCCGCTCACTGCGGATCCCGTCGAGTGCGGCGCCGAGCGCGGCCCGTGCCGCCACCAGCCGACTCAGTTCCCTCGCCTCGGTCTGAACCACCTCGGCGGCGGCCAACCACCGGCGCAGCGCCGCGGCCGGCTCCTGCCAGACGTTCTGCCGTCGGACCAGCCAGCGGGTGACGGCCTCGACCAGTTCCGCGTAGGCCGTCACGACACGTTCCCAGGCCACCCGTACGGCCGCCACCCCTGCGGCCGTCCCGGGCAGCTCCGACAGTACTTCGCGCAGCCGTTCGACCGGCTCCGGCAACACGCCGGCCAGCGCGTTCCCGGCCCGGCTGAGCTCCCGGCGTACCAGCGCGAGGTTTTCCTCAACCGCCCGCCGAGCGGCCTCGACCCGGCCGGTCGCCGACCGCGACTCCGCGGCGGCGGCCTCCAGCCGCACGGCCGCCGCCTCCGCTTCGGCCCGCCACACCGCATCTAGATTTCCGGTACGGCACACCGGGCACCGCTGATCCCCTTCAGCCGCGTGGTGGTCGAGCGCCCTGCGCAACAGATCCGCGGTACGTCCGGCCGTCACCGACTCGCTGCCGCCGAGCCGGTTCGCGTCCTCCTGCGCCACTACCAGTGAGTCCAGCGTGGACGCCAGATCCGGCAGGTCGTCGTCGAGCAACCGGCGTGCGACGGCCGCAAGCGCCGCGTCGGTGCCCTCACCGTCACCGGCCGCCAGCCGCGTCAACGTGGTCAGATCGGCCGTGCCGGCCCGGCTGCCAAGCGCCTTGAGCGCCTGCCCTGCACGGTCGTCATCGACCTCGGCGAGCTGGACCTTCAGCTGGCTGAAACCGGCCTTGACCGCCTTCACGCGGTCCTCGCGCTCCTTGCGGCGTGCCTGCAGCCGGGTGTCGGCGGCGGCCAACGGACCCAAGCCGAGAATCGGAGCGAGCGCGTCGTAGAGCTCGGCCGGCTTCGCGGTGATCACCCGCTCCAGGTCCCGGGCCGAGAGAAACGGCCGGTACAGGCCGACCTTTCCGAGCCAGGCCGGCGCCACCACGGGCTGTCGGGCGGCATCCTCCGGGTTCTTCGCCGCAGCATCCCAGTGCCGGCGGATGGTCACCGGCGGGTGGTCACCGCCGAGGCGCAGCCGAACCGCGATCTCGGTGTCGCCGTCGTGGTGCAGGTTGCGCCAACCTTCCCGGAACACCACCGGGCGGCCGGCCCAGCGCATCGAGTCGTCGGTCAGCGCCAACTCGGCCGCCTCGGCGAAACTCGACTTGCCGGAACCATTGCGCCCGATCACCAGGGTCAGGCCCGGCCGTGGCCGCAGTTCCAGGGTTGCCGCCCGGCCGACCCCACGGAAGCCTGCGACCTCGATCGACTCCAGGAAGACGTCCGGCGATTCCATCTCACCGGGTTCGGCGTCGCCGTCCCTCGTCAGCGGTTGCGGGGCCGTTCCGGTGGCCAGCGTCGCGTCCAGTTCCTCGTCGCCGTGGAAGGCTGCCAGGACCAGGCCTGCCACCACCGAATCGGCGCCCGCCAACCGTGCTCTCAGTTCGGTCTCGTCATCCATCACTTCCCCGATCCGTGGTCAGCGGCCCCGGCCGCCAGCCACCTGCAGGCAGGCTTGCATGGTTTCCACCGGTACGCGCATCGCCTCGGCGAGCACCGACAGCACGCCGAGGCGACCACCGCTACGTTCGGTCACGTCGTTATACAGGCCGAGTAGCGATCGATGAAAGGCGTCGCCACTGTCGGGCAGTCCACGGCAGCCGCGAACCGGCGCACAGCGACGACGTCCATGAGAGCATCGATTGTCAACCGCGTCAACAATGTTTTGCCTTGACGAGTGTGTACACTGCTGATCGTGCGACGGACAGCGAGAGTCACCGCGGCCGACATCGCCCGCATCGCGGGAGTCGGCCGCGCCGCAGTAAGCAACTGGCGGAAGCGGTACGAAACGTTTCCGGCCCCGGTCGGCGGCACCGCCACCAGCCCTCAGTTCGACCTGGAGCAGGTCGAGCGGTGGATGGTCGCGAACGAGAAGCTCCATGCTGTGCCCGAGGAGGACCTCTTCTGGCGCAATCTGCTGGCCGCCGAATCGGAGCCAGCTGAGGCGCTCGCACTCGTCGGCGAACATCTGAGCGGTAAGCGCCCGCTACCGTTCCCCAGCCTCCGGCCGGACCTCGACGCCCTGGCCGACCGGCTGGGCAAGAGCGGCTCCGAGGGCGTCTTCCAGCAGTTGTGGCGGCGCTTCGCCGAACAGGCCGGACCCCGACTTGTCATCACGCCGGAGCCACTGGCCGCCACAATGATCAACCTGGCCGCGGTGAATGGCGGCACGATCCTCGACCCGGCCTGCGGCACCGGCCAGGTGCTTCACACCGCGGCCCGGGCCGGTGCCGCGCAGGTCTACGGGCAGGACATCGATGCGGCCCTCGCTCGCCTGGCCCAGCTGTCCCTGACGGTCAACGAACTGCCCGGCGAGATCCGGGCCGGCGACTCGTTGCGGCACGACTCCTTCCCGGAGCTGACGGTCGACGCGGTCGTCGCGCACCCGCCGTTCGGCCTCAGCAACTGGGGGCAGGAGGAACTCGGTGCCGACCACCGCTGGGAGTTCGGCGTCCCGCCGCGCACCGAACCCGAACTGGCCTGGGTCCAGCACGCCTACGCCCACCTCAAACCGGGTGGCCGGGCCGTGCTACTACTGCCACCCTCGGCCGCAGGTCGCCGCGCGGGCCGCCGTATCCGCGCCGACCTGCTGCGCCGAGGCGCTCTCCGGGCGGTCGTCGCCCTGCCGCTGCGGCTCACCCCCTCGTACGCGGTCAACCTGCAGCTATGGGTCCTGCAGCGCCCGAGCCGGACCCCGCAACCCCACGTTCTCCTGGCCGATGCAGCGGCGCTGGGCGCGGACACGAGCGGCGACAAAGAGATTCTCGGCCGGGTGGAGACCGCGGTCTCCCGGTTCCTGGACACCGGCGACCCGACAGACCCGTCGTTCGCCTACGTGGTCCCCATCATCGATCTTCTGGACGATGAGGTCGATCTGACCCCCACCCGGCACGCACCGGCCGGGACGGCGGGCGTCGACATCGCCCGCGAGCTGCACACCGTGCACAAGATGCTGGCAGACCTCGGCACCGCATTGCCGAAGAGCCTTCCGGTCCTGCCTACGTCGGCGGAGGCAGCCGCCCCGCCCACCGTCTCGGTAACCGATCTGGCCCGTGGCGGAGCCCTAGAGATCCTCGGCCCGATCCGCGACACCGGTGAGGGTGACTTCGTCGCCGACGTCCCGGTGCTGACCGCTAAGGATGTGGTGCTCGGGAACAGCGCCTCGGGCGGGACCGACGAGCGGATCCTGCAACGGATACCGCTGCGCGACGGCGACATCGTGGTGCCGCTCGTGGCCCGCCAGATGGTGGCCCGCCTGATCACTGAACCGGGCACGGCTGTCCTTGGCCGCAACCTATACCTGTTGCGCCCAAACCCGGATGTTCTCGACCCGTGGTTCCTTCTCGGCCACCTGCGGACCGGCTCCAACGAGCGGTTGACCGGCAGCTCGTCCAGCGGTCTGCGGATCGACGCACGCAAGGCCCAGATACCCCGGATCCCGATCGCGGAGCAGCGCCGGCACGGCGTGGTGTTCCGCGGACTGCACGACTTCAACGATCTCGCGCAGCAGGTCGCGTCACTTGCTGCCGATATGGCCCGGCTGACGGCGGAGGGTCTGACCTCCGGCAGACTGCGCCCCACCGAAGAGAACTGATGAAAGGAACTCGGTGAGCACCGATCACCAGAAACTCGCCAACTTCATCTGGTCGGTCGCCGACCTGCTGCGCGGCGACTACAAGCAATCCGAGTACGGCCGGGTGATCCTCCCGCTGACCGTGCTCCGCCGTCTCGACTGGGTGCTGGAACCGACCAAGGACGCGGTGCTCGCCCGATACGAGCAGCTCAAGGCCGCCGGCGTGCAGAACATGGACCCGGTGCTGCGCAAGACCGCCGGGCTGACGTTCTACAACACCAGCCAGCTGAACTTCCGCAACCTGCTGGCCGACCAGGACCACGTCGCGACCAACCTGCGCTCCTACATCGGCGGCTTCTCGCCCGGCGCCGTCGACGTACTCGACAAGTACGGCTTCGACGCACAGATCACCCGACTGGATGAGGCCGGGCTGCTCTATCAGGTGGTCAGCAAGTTCGTCGAGATCGACCTGCGGCCCGACGTAGTCAGCAACCACCAGATGGGTTACCTCTTCGAGGAACTCGTCAGGAAGTTCTCCGAGATCAGCAACGAGACCGCCGGTGAACACTTCACTCCGCGCGAGGTCATCAAGCTGATGGTCAACCTGCTCCTCGCTCCGGACGAGCGGGATCTGGTCACGCCCGGCATCGTCCGCAAGATCTACGACCCGGCGTGCGGCACCGGTGGCATGCTCAGCGAGGCCCAGGACCACATCGAGAAACACAATGCGCACGCCACCATCGAGGTCTACGGCCAGGAACTCAACGGCGAGACGTACGCGATCTGCCGCTCCGACATGATGATGAAGGGCGGCGACCCCAACAAGATCGCGTACGGCAACTCGTTCAGCCAGGACGGCCACGACGGCGAACGCTTCGACTACATGCTCGCCAACCCGCCGTTCGGCGTGGAGTGGAAGAAGGTCGAGAAGTTCATCAAGGACGAGGCGGCACGCGGGCACGCGGGACGCTTTGGCGCCGGCCTGCCCCGGATCAACGACGGCTCGTTCCTCTTCCTCCAGCACATGATCTCGAAGATGAAACGCCCCGAGGACGGCGGCAGCCGCCTGGCGATCGTCTTCAACGGCTCGCCGCTGTTCACCGGCGCGGCCGGCTCAGGTGAGTCCGAGATCCGTCGTTGGATCCTGGAGAACGACATGCTCGAAGGCATCGTCGCCCTCCCCGACCAACTGTTCTACAACACCGGCATCTCCACCTACTTCTGGATCCTCACCAACCGCAAGGCCCCGGAACGCCGCAAAAAGGTCGTGCTACTCGACGGCCGCGACTACTGGGTCAAGATGCGCAAGAGCCTCGGCGACAAGCGCAAGATGCTCAACGCCGACCACATCGCGTCGCTCACCAAGGCCTACGTCGACGCCCTCGCCATCGCGGAAGGCCCCGCGCACGAGCAGCACGGCAAGGTGAAGGACTTCCGGACCACGGACTTCGGCTACCAGCGCATCACCGTCGAGCGCCCACTCCGCCTGCGCTTCGAGATCACCGAAGAGACGCTCGCACTGCTCGCCGAGGCCAAACCCCTTCTCCGGTACGCCGACAGCGAAGCCCTGCTGTC includes these proteins:
- a CDS encoding ATP-binding protein, with the protein product MDDETELRARLAGADSVVAGLVLAAFHGDEELDATLATGTAPQPLTRDGDAEPGEMESPDVFLESIEVAGFRGVGRAATLELRPRPGLTLVIGRNGSGKSSFAEAAELALTDDSMRWAGRPVVFREGWRNLHHDGDTEIAVRLRLGGDHPPVTIRRHWDAAAKNPEDAARQPVVAPAWLGKVGLYRPFLSARDLERVITAKPAELYDALAPILGLGPLAAADTRLQARRKEREDRVKAVKAGFSQLKVQLAEVDDDRAGQALKALGSRAGTADLTTLTRLAAGDGEGTDAALAAVARRLLDDDLPDLASTLDSLVVAQEDANRLGGSESVTAGRTADLLRRALDHHAAEGDQRCPVCRTGNLDAVWRAEAEAAAVRLEAAAAESRSATGRVEAARRAVEENLALVRRELSRAGNALAGVLPEPVERLREVLSELPGTAAGVAAVRVAWERVVTAYAELVEAVTRWLVRRQNVWQEPAAALRRWLAAAEVVQTEARELSRLVAARAALGAALDGIRSERLAAFVGQSEHIWRRLRQESNVELREMRMEGANTQRRVRFPVTVDGSEANALAVMSQGELHALGLSVFLPRAAAEASPYRFVIVDDPVQSMDPAKVDGLAEVLGEIAKNRQVVVFTHDDRLPEAIRRLGLEATVWEVSRRARSVVDLRMADDPADRYLADAFALAAAQSLPEDARYPVVAGFCRSALEAASMDAYRARRYREGATHRQVERKLAAANTAHQRLTLTLLGDLKRGDELYPYLDQTYGSWAADTLRAVAEGAHGTRRASMTTLVKNTSDLVERLR
- a CDS encoding type I restriction-modification system subunit M, giving the protein MSTDHQKLANFIWSVADLLRGDYKQSEYGRVILPLTVLRRLDWVLEPTKDAVLARYEQLKAAGVQNMDPVLRKTAGLTFYNTSQLNFRNLLADQDHVATNLRSYIGGFSPGAVDVLDKYGFDAQITRLDEAGLLYQVVSKFVEIDLRPDVVSNHQMGYLFEELVRKFSEISNETAGEHFTPREVIKLMVNLLLAPDERDLVTPGIVRKIYDPACGTGGMLSEAQDHIEKHNAHATIEVYGQELNGETYAICRSDMMMKGGDPNKIAYGNSFSQDGHDGERFDYMLANPPFGVEWKKVEKFIKDEAARGHAGRFGAGLPRINDGSFLFLQHMISKMKRPEDGGSRLAIVFNGSPLFTGAAGSGESEIRRWILENDMLEGIVALPDQLFYNTGISTYFWILTNRKAPERRKKVVLLDGRDYWVKMRKSLGDKRKMLNADHIASLTKAYVDALAIAEGPAHEQHGKVKDFRTTDFGYQRITVERPLRLRFEITEETLALLAEAKPLLRYADSEALLSTAKTLTGTAASTRSEFAMKLAALGKLPAPAEKAVWDAFSISDPEGEIQTDRKGNPLPDADLRDNENVPLNEDIHDYLKREVLPHVPDAWIDEPKTKIGFEIPFTRHFYVYEPPRPLSEIDTEIKDLEAKIQHLLGEVTK
- a CDS encoding N-6 DNA methylase, translated to MRRTARVTAADIARIAGVGRAAVSNWRKRYETFPAPVGGTATSPQFDLEQVERWMVANEKLHAVPEEDLFWRNLLAAESEPAEALALVGEHLSGKRPLPFPSLRPDLDALADRLGKSGSEGVFQQLWRRFAEQAGPRLVITPEPLAATMINLAAVNGGTILDPACGTGQVLHTAARAGAAQVYGQDIDAALARLAQLSLTVNELPGEIRAGDSLRHDSFPELTVDAVVAHPPFGLSNWGQEELGADHRWEFGVPPRTEPELAWVQHAYAHLKPGGRAVLLLPPSAAGRRAGRRIRADLLRRGALRAVVALPLRLTPSYAVNLQLWVLQRPSRTPQPHVLLADAAALGADTSGDKEILGRVETAVSRFLDTGDPTDPSFAYVVPIIDLLDDEVDLTPTRHAPAGTAGVDIARELHTVHKMLADLGTALPKSLPVLPTSAEAAAPPTVSVTDLARGGALEILGPIRDTGEGDFVADVPVLTAKDVVLGNSASGGTDERILQRIPLRDGDIVVPLVARQMVARLITEPGTAVLGRNLYLLRPNPDVLDPWFLLGHLRTGSNERLTGSSSSGLRIDARKAQIPRIPIAEQRRHGVVFRGLHDFNDLAQQVASLAADMARLTAEGLTSGRLRPTEEN